One window of the Nicotiana tabacum cultivar K326 chromosome 4, ASM71507v2, whole genome shotgun sequence genome contains the following:
- the LOC107765398 gene encoding DExH-box ATP-dependent RNA helicase DExH3, which yields MPMPYTNLIQNCLKLRLKATQFLTIMSSTTTTSLQFCFHFKTDPLLHCPSQVRFFCSAKGSSNSSVVLRRKRNGSSSSSFSFPYFYQQNLGYGRFAYDEYESQSESDRETESSKQLCDGTLHNIEEWRWKLNMLMRKKGDQEVVSREKKDRRDFEHISALATRMGLHCRQYEKAVVFSKVPLPNYRPDLDAKRPQREVVLPYGLQNRVDDLLKAHLSKKSANKENFAHNASLNDKELYENEKPFAQSVVAERILRRRSLEMRNRQEDWKGSPEGQKMQEIRRSLPAFKERETLLRAISENQVVVVSGETGCGKTTQLPQYILEAEIEAARGATCNIICTQPRRISAMAVSERVAAERGESLGESVGYKVRLEGMKGRDTRLLFCTTGILLRRLLVDRNLGGVTHVIVDEIHERGMNEDFLLIVLKDLLPRRPELRLILMSATLNAELFSSYFGRAPMIHIPGFTYPVRSHFLENILEITRYRLTPYNQIDNYGQDKMWKMQKQTDRKRKTQIASAVEESLEAADFGQYNPRTRDSLSCWNPDSIGFNLIEHVLCHICKNERPGAVLVFMTGWDDINALKDQLQAHPLLGDPSRVLLLACHGSMASAEQKLIFDKPEDGIRKIVLATNMAETSITINDVVFVVDCGKAKETSYDALNNTPCLLPSWISKASARQRRGRAGRVQPGECYHLYPRCVFEAFADYQLPELLRTPLQSLCLQIKSLQLGSISDFLSKALQPPEPLSVQNAVEFLKTIGALDENENLTVLGQHLSMLPVEPKLGKMIILGAVFNCLDPIMTVVAGLSVRDPFLMPFDKKDLAESAKAQFSARDFSDHLALVRAYDGWRNAERQQSGYEYCWKNFLSAQTLKAMDSLRKQFLHLLKEIGLVDSFQSCNAWSNDEHLVRAIICGGLFPGICSVVNKERSISLKTMEDGGVLLYSNSVNAQELQIPYPWLVFNEKVKVNAVFLRDSTAVSDSVLLLFGGSIFGRALDGYLMMLGGYLEFFMSPSLANTYLSLKRELNELVHKKLLDRNFDVGSHGELLEAVRLLVSEDHCEGKFVFGRKPSPKKSAKELQKSISSTKGTGGENPKSHLQTLLARAGHQSPNYKTTQLKNNKFRSTVIFNGLNFVGQPCGSKKDAEKDAAAEALQWLTGETQSSSKAVEHMSALLKKSKSKKQLHSTKWR from the exons ATGCCCATGCCTTACACTAACCTTATTCAAAACTGCCTCAAGCTGAGGCTCAAAGCCACTCAATTCCTCACCATTATGTCTTCCACTACCACCACTTCTCTACAATTTTGTTTCCACTTTAAAACAGACCCTCTTCTTCACTGCCCGTCACAAGTTCGATTCTTTTGCTCAGCCAAGGGCTCTTCTAATTCGTCTGTTGTATTAAGGCGGAAAAGAAAtggttcatcttcttcttctttttcttttccgtaTTTTTATCAGCAGAATTTAGGGTATGGTCgttttgcttatgatgagtatGAGTCCCAGTCCGAGTCTGATCGTGAAACTGAGTCGTCTAAGCAACTG TGTGATGGAACCCTTCATAATATTGAAGAATGGAGGTGGAAGCTAAACATGTTAATGCGCAAAAAAGGTGACCAAGAAGTGGTCTCAAGGGAGAAAAAGGACCGTCGCGATTTTGAGCATATATCAGCTCTGGCAACTAGAATGGGTTTGCATTG CCGCCAGTATGAAAAAGCAGTTGTGTTTAGCAAAGTCCCATTGCCGAATTATAGGCCAGATTTGGATGCTAAGCGTCCACAGAGAGAG GTAGTGTTACCTTATGGATTACAAAACAGAGTAGATGATCTTCTTAAAGCACATCTTTCTAAAAAGTCCGCAAACAAGGAAAACTTTGCACATAATGCTTCTCTCAATGATAAAGAGCTTTATGAGAATGAGAAGCCATTTGCACAAAGTGTTGTTGCAGAGCGAATTCTCAGGCGAAGGAGCTTGGAGATGCGGAATAGACAAGAAGATTGGAAG GGGTCTCCAGAAGGCCAGAAGATGCAAGAAATTCGAAGAAGTCTCCCAGCATTTAAAGAGAGAGAGACATTGCTTAGAGCTATTTCTGAGAATCAG GTGGTGGTCGTGTCTGGGGAAACTGGATGTGGTAAGACTACCCAATTGCCTCAGTACATTTTAGAAGCTGAGATTGAAGCTGCTCGTGGAGCTACTTGTAATATTATTTGTACTCAACCAAGGCGAATATCTGCTATGGCTGTGTCTGAAAGAGTTGCTGCAGAGCGTGGGGAGAGTCTGGGAGAATCT GTGGGCTACAAGGTTCGGCTTGAGGGCATGAAAGGGAGGGATACACGCCTCTTATTTTGCACCACTGGCATTCTTCTGAGGAGATTACTGGTTGATAGAAATTTGGGAGGTGTCACTCACGTTATTGTAGACGAGATTCATGAACGGGGAATGAATGAAG ATTTCCTTTTGATTGTCCTTAAAGATCTCCTTCCCCGTCGACCGGAATTGAGGCTGATCTTGATGAGTGCTACTCTTAACGCTGAGCTCTTCTCTTCCTATTTTGGCCGCGCTCCAATGATCCATATTCCT GGTTTTACTTATCCAGTCCGAAgtcattttctggaaaatattttggaaataacTAGATATCGGTTAACTCCATATAATCAAATTGATAATTATGGTCAAGACAAGATGtggaaaatgcagaagcagactGATAGGAAGAGGAAGACTCAAATTGCTTCAGCTGTTGAG GAATCACTAGAAGCAGCTGATTTTGGGCAGTATAATCCTCGTACTCGGGATTCACTTTCCTGTTGGAATCCTGATTCAATAGGCTTCAACCTCATTGAGCATGTGCTTTGCCACATATGTAAAAACGAAAGGCCAGGTGCTGTGTTGGTTTTCATGACAGGTTGGGATGACATTAATGCTTTGAAAGATCAGCTGCAGGCTCATCCTCTATTGGGAGATCCAAGCAGAGTATTGCTGCTTGCATGCCATGGTTCCATGGCCAGTGCGGAGCAG AAATTGATTTTTGATAAGCCAGAAGATGGAATAAGGAAAATTGTATTAGCTACCAACATGGCTGAAACAAGTATCACCATCAATGATGTGGTTTTTGTGGTCGACTGTGGAAAGGCAAAAGAGACATCTTATGATGCACTCAACAACACTCCATGTTTGCTTCCTTCTTGGATTTCAAAAGCTTCTGCTCGTCAA AGAAGAGGAAGAGCTGGCCGTGTTCAACCTGGGGAGTGTTATCATCTCTATCCTAGATGTGTATTTGAAGCTTTTGCAGATTATCAACTGCCGGAGCTTCTGAGGACACCATTACAATCTCTATGTTTGCAGATTAAAAGCTTACAACTTGGAAGTATTTCAGACTTTCTATCTAAGGCATTGCAGCCACCAGAACCACTATCT GTTCAAAATGCTGTTGAGTTTCTGAAGACAATAGGGGCTCTAGATGAGAATGAAAATCTGACAGTACTTG GACAACACTTATCAATGCTTCCAGTTGAACCAAAACTGGGAAAAATGATAATATTAGGTGCAGTATTCAACTGCCTGGATCCAATTATGACAGTTGTTGCTGGTTTAAGTGTTAGAGACCCATTTTTAATGCCATTTGACAAAAAAGAT CTTGCTGAGTCTGCCAAAGCCCAGTTTTCTGCTCGTGACTTCAGTGATCATCTTGCTCTTGTTCGGGCTTATGATGGCTGGAGAAACGCTGAGAGGCAGCAATCTGGTTATGAGTACTGTTGGAAAAATTTCCTTTCTGCGCAAACTCTCAAAGCGATGGACTCCCTTCGAAAGCAATTTTTGCATCTGCTTAAGGAAATTGGTCTAGTTGATAGCTTTCAGAGTTGTAATGCCTGGAGTAATGATGAACATCTTGTTCGAGCAATTATATGTGGCGGGTTATTCCCTGGCATATGCTCTGTTGTG AACAAGGAGAGGTCAATCTCACTGAAAACAATGGAGGATGGTGGAGTTCTTTTGTACTCT AATTCTGTTAATGCCCAAGAGCTGCAAATCCCATATCCATGGCTTGTCTTCAATGAGAAAGTTAAAGTGAATGCAGTATTCCTGCGTGATTCTACAGCTGTATCTGATTCTGTCCTACTCTTGTTTGGCGGAAGCATTTTTGGACGAGCTCTA GATGGATACTTGATGATGCTTGGAGGGTACTTGGAGTTTTTCATGAGCCCCTCACTGGCAAATACTTATCTAAGCTTGAAGAGGGAGCTTAATGAACTTGTCCATAAGAAA cttttggaccgtaatTTTGATGTAGGCAGTCATGGTGAGCTATTAGAAGCTGTTAGATTGCTGGTGTCGGAGGATCACTGTGAAGGTAAGTTTGTCTTTGGTCGTAAACCGTCCCCAAAGAAGTCCGCAAAGGAGTTGCAAAAAAGCATCAGTTCAACAAAGGGCACTGGTGGTGAAAATCCGAAGTCTCATCTCCAGACATTGCTTGCTCGGGCTGGTCACCAATCACCCAATTACAAGACTACTCAACTAAAAAATAATAAGTTCCGCTCCACTGTAATATTCAATGGGTTGAACTTTGTTGGTCAGCCTTGTGGTAGTAAGAAGGACGCTGAAAAAGATGCAGCTGCTGAAGCTCTGCAGTGGTTGACTGGTGAGACACAGTCGTCTTCTAAGGCTGTTGAACACATGTCAGCACTTTTGAAGAAAAGCAAGAGTAAAAAGCAACTTCATAGTACGAAATGGAGGTAA
- the LOC107765406 gene encoding T-complex protein 1 subunit delta produces the protein MASSAAVSAPRAAPSSKTETFVDNKRKDDIRMANIAAAQAVANAVRTSLGPKGMDKMISTANGEVIITNDGATILNKMEVLQPAAKFLVELSKSQDVVAGDGTTTVVVIAGALLKQCLSLLSAGIHPTVISDSLHKVSTKAVEVLTAMAIPLELTDRDSLVKSASTALNSKVVSQYSTLLAPLAVDSVLSVVDPAKPEVVDLRDIKIVKKLGGTVDDTELVKGLVFDKKVSHASGGLTRVEKAKIAVIQFQISPPKTDIEQSIVVSDYTQMDRILKEERNYILGMIKKIKATGCNVLLIQKSILRDAVTELSLHYLAKAKIMVIKDVERDEIEFITKTLNCLPIANIDHFRAEKLGFADLVEEISLGDGGKIVKITGIQDMGRTTSVLVRGSNQLVLDEAERSLHDALCVVRCLVSKRFLIAGGGAPEIELSRQLGAWAKVLQGMEGYCVRSFAEALEVVPYTLAENAGLNPIAIVTELRNRHAQGEINTGINVRKGQITNILEENVVQPLLVSTSAISLATECVRMILKIDDIVTVR, from the coding sequence ATGGCATCTTCAGCGGCAGTTTCGGCACCCCGCGCCGCTCCTTCATCTAAAACCGAGACGTTCGTCGACAATAAGCGTAAGGACGACATCCGCATGGCCAACATTGCCGCCGCACAGGCCGTAGCCAACGCCGTCCGTACAAGTCTCGGACCTAAAGGAATGGACAAGATGATCTCTACAGCAAACGGAGAAGTTATTATCACCAACGACGGAGCCACTATTTTGAACAAAATGGAGGTCCTTCAACCTGCCGCTAAGTTCCTCGTTGAGCTTTCCAAGTCACAAGACGTTGTCGCCGGAGACGGAACCACCACTGTCGTTGTTATCGCCGGTGCATTGCTCAAACAGTGCCTTTCTCTTCTCTCCGCCGGTATTCACCCAACTGTCATTTCCGATTCCTTGCACAAGGTGTCTACGAAGGCTGTTGAGGTTCTCACAGCCATGGCCATTCCACTTGAGCTCACTGACCGTGATTCCCTCGTGAAATCAGCGAGCACGGCCCTTAACAGTAAGGTAGTATCGCAGTACTCTACTCTTTTAGCTCCTTTAGCTGTTGATTCTGTGCTTTCTGTTGTGGACCCTGCAAAACCTGAAGTCGTTGATCTAAGAGACATTAAAATTGTTAAGAAATTGGGTGGTACTGTTGATGATACAGAGTTGGTAAAAGGTTTAGTTTTTGACAAGAAGGTCAGTCATGCCTCGGGCGGTCTCACGCGTGTTGAGAAAGCTAAAATTGCTGTGATTCAGTTCCAAATTTCACCTCCAAAAACTGATATTGAGCAGAGCATAGTGGTTTCTGATTATACTCAGATGGATAGGATTTTGAAAGAAGAGAGGAATTACATTTTGGGCATGATTAAGAAGATTAAGGCGACTGGGTGTAACGTTTTGTTGATTCAGAAGAGTATTCTGAGGGATGCAGTGACTGAATTGTCTCTGCATTATTTGGCAAAGGCTAAGATTATGGTGATTAAAGATGTTGAGAGGGATGAAATTGAGTTCATTACCAAGACCTTAAATTGTCTGCCTATTGCCAATATTGATCATTTCAGGGCGGAGAAACTCGGATTTGCTGATTTGGTTGAGGAGATATCTCTTGGGGATGGTGGCAAGATCGTGAAGATCACAGGGATTCAGGACATGGGCAGGACCACTTCTGTGCTGGTTCGTGGGTCAAACCAACTGGTCCTTGATGAGGCAGAAAGGAGTTTGCATGATGCGTTGTGTGTTGTAAGATGTTTGGTGAGCAAGAGGTTTTTGATTGCAGGTGGAGGGGCACCTGAGATTGAACTTTCTAGGCAGTTGGGTGCATGGGCAAAGGTTCTACAGGGAATGGAAGGGTATTGTGTGAGGTCATTTGCTGAAGCTCTCGAAGTCGTACCGTATACTTTGGCTGAGAATGCTGGGTTGAACCCAATTGCGATTGTGACTGAGTTGAGGAACAGGCATGCACAGGGAGAGATCAACACGGGGATCAATGTGAGGAAGGGACAGATCACTAACATCTTGGAGGAGAATGTGGTGCAGCCACTGCTGGTGAGCACAAGTGCAATTAGCTTGGCCACTGAATGTGTGCGGATGATTTTGAAGATTGATGACATAGTTACGGTGAGGTAG
- the LOC107765390 gene encoding alpha-1,3-arabinosyltransferase XAT3-like, whose translation MYNPILAKGFSNYERKRFGCGAFIIILIIVFSSCMVFKPHLPPLSVNGDAMNLQLSINAAEDMLVIKDTTLLKKLETEKRDTKPMCNMLEPLSDYCETKGDIRVQGKSSTIFVVSYDFNISTGNNSWTIQPYPRKGNAVAMTKVKSWTIKLVEDGENIPKCSIYHGYPAVLFSLGGYSGNHFHDFSDLLIPIFSNSRHFNSEVHFLATDYKSWWIGKYRTLLNMLSKHKILDIDNENEVHCFPSMVTGLKSHKEFSIDSSKFPNGVSMRDFRHFLRSSFSLKRAEAINLNKDFGNRPRLMIMSRKKSRILLNEDEVRKMAEDLGYEVVLAEANLSTNLSRFAQTVNSCDVILGVHGAGLTNMVFLPDNAVLIQLVPLGAMDNLAKRDFGDPTQEMNIRYLDYKIVVNESSLVEQYPLDHEVFKNPSSFYRKGWDTFRSIYLDKQNVKVDINRFRSTLVEAQKLLATS comes from the exons atgtatAATCCCATATTGGCAAAGGGCTTTAGCAACTATGAACGTAAAAGATTTGGATGTGGTGCTTTTATTATAATCTTGATTATTGTGTTTAGCAGTTGCATGGTTTTCAAGCCTCATTTGCCTCCTCTGTCTGTTA ATGGTGATGCCATGAATTTGCAATTATCAATAAATGCTGCTGAAGATATGCTTGTGATCAAGGACACGACCCTTCTCAAGAAATTAG AAACTGAGAAAAGGGATACTAAGCCAATGTGTAATATGTTGGAACCATTGTCTGATTACTGTGAAACCAAAGGGGACATAAGGGTCCAAGGGAAATCCTCAACAATTTTCGTTGTGTCATATGATTTCAACATCTCTACTGGGAACAATTCATGGACCATACAACCTTATCCAAGAAAAGGAAATGCAGTAGCAATGACAAAAGTTAAATCTTGGACAATAAAATTAGTAGAAGACGGCGAAAATATTCCAAAATGCAGTATTTATCATGGCTATCCAGCAGTTTTATTTTCACTTGGAGGATATTCAGGGAACCATTTTCATGATTTCTCAGATTTACTCATCCCAATCTTTTCAAATTCGCGACATTTTAATTCAGAAGTGCACTTTCTTGCCACGGATTACAAATCTTGGTGGATAGGTAAGTACAGGACATTGCTCAATATGTTGTCTAAGCACAAAATTCTTGATATTGACAATGAAAACGAGGTACATTGTTTTCCTAGTATGGTAACTGGCCTTAAATCTCACAAAGAATTCAGCATTGATTCCTCAAAATTCCCAAATGGGGTGTCAATGCGCGATTTCAGACATTTCTTAAGGAGTTCATTTTCTCTGAAGAGAGCCGAGGCCATCAATTTGAACAAAGATTTTGGTAATAGGCCAAGGTTGATGATTATGTCAAGAAAAAAATCGCGAATTTTATTAAACGAGGATGAAGTTAGAAAAATGGCTGAAGATTTAGGATACGAGGTTGTCCTAGCAGAGGCTAACCTTAGTACAAATTTGTCAAGATTCGCGCAAACCGTTAATTcttgtgatgttattttgggagtACATGGCGCGGGATTAACTAACATGGTTTTTCTCCCAGATAATGCAGTTTTAATTCAGTTAGTTCCTTTAGGAGCAATGGATAATTTGGCTAAACGTGATTTTGGAGATCCTACACAAGAAATGAACATAAGGTATTTGGATTATAAGATAGTGGTAAATGAGAGTTCTTTGGTTGAACAATATCCACTTGATCATGAAGTTTTTAAGAATCCATCATCATTTTATAGAAAAGGATGGGATACATTTAGATCAATTTACTTGGATAAACAGAATGTAAAAGTTGATATCAATAGGTTTCGATCCACTTTGGTAGAAGCTCAAAAGCTTCTAGCCACTTCTTGA
- the LOC107765380 gene encoding alpha-1,3-arabinosyltransferase XAT3-like has translation MKYDSFFARSFSKHEQKKLGFGAFVSCFIIAATFCILFKPEFRHFKVVNVKVSLRGPPQILAITEEVSNKPKKTYVEIKEDKPICNVTHPRADLCEMNGDIRIHGNLSTIYFVSTDKLADERNNSWSIRPYARKGDNRAMDSVTNLTVKKVYRNISQEIPDCTRNYTVPAIVFSTKGYAGNHFHDFTDVLIPLFQTSRHFNNEVQFLITNKKSWWINKYKPVLQRLSKYDIIDIDKEKEVLCFPSMIIGLKANKEFSINTSESPYSMSDFTKFLKSTYSLKRKSAVKLKKNADQGRKIKPRLLIISRSKTRRFTNVEEIVTMARNIGFDVVVEETRENLAKVAKKVNSFDVLMGVHGAGLTNMVFLPEKAVVIQIVGLGMEWVSKVDFEIPALDMKLKYLDYKISVNESSLIQQYPVEHHVLKDPPGNMISPKGWISYRKIYLEQQDVKIDVNRFRGTLLKAFELLQS, from the exons ATGAAGTACGACAGTTTCTTTGCAAGGAGTTTCAGTAAACATGAGCAGAAGAAATTAGGATTTGGAGCATTTGTTAGTTGTTTTATAATAGCAGCCACCTTTTGTATTCTCTTCAAGCCTGAATTTCGTCATTTTAAAGTTG TGAATGTTAAGGTATCTCTTCGTGGGCCCCCTCAAATTCTGGCAATAACAGAGGAAGTCAGTAATAAGCCCAAAAAAACAT AtgttgaaataaaagaagataaaccaatttgcaaTGTCACACATCCAAGAGCTGATCTCTGTGAGATGAATGGTGATATAAGAATTCATGGAAATTTATCAACCatttattttgtttcaactgaTAAATTAGCAGATGAAAGGAATAATTCCTGGAGCATAAGACCATATGCTAGAAAAGGTGACAATAGAGCAATGGACAGTGTAACAAACTTAACAGTCAAAAAGGTTTATAGAAATATTTCTCAAGAAATTCCAGATTGCACTAGAAATTATACTGTTCCTGCTATTGTTTTTTCAACTAAAGGATATGCAGGAAATCATTTCCATGATTTCACTGATGTGCTAATTCCATTATTCCAAACTTCGCGACATTTCAACAATGAAGTTCAGTTTCTGATTACAAATAAGAAATCTTGGTGGATTAACAAGTACAAACCAGTGTTACAAAGATTATCAAAGTATGATATTATTGATATTGACAAGGAAAAAGAAGTCCTTTGTTTCCCAAGTATGATAATTGGCTTAAAAGCCaacaaagaattcagcattaacACTTCAGAATCTCCTTACTCTATGAGTGACTTCACAAAATTCTTGAAAAGTACATATTCCTTGAAAAGAAAATCCGCggtgaagttgaaaaagaatgcTGATCAAGGAAGGAAAATCAAACCGCGACTTCTTATTATTTCAAGAAGTAAAACGAGGCGTTTTACTAACGTAGAAGAGATTGTTACAATGGCTAGAAATATTGGATTCGACGTAGTTGTTGAAGAAACAAGAGAAAATCTGGCTAAAGTTGCAAAAAAAGTGAACTCATTTGATGTATTAATGGGAGTGCATGGTGCTGGATTGACTAATATGGTTTTCTTGCCAGAAAAAGCAGTTGTTATACAAATTGTGGGGTTAGGAATGGAATGGGTTTCTAAAGTGGACTTTGAAATTCCAGCTTTAGACATGAAATTGAAGTATTTGGATTACAAGATTAGTGTAAATGAGAGTTCTTTAATTCAGCAATATCCAGTTGAGCATCATGTGTTAAAGGATCCTCCTGGTAATATGATTTCTCCTAAAGGATGGATTTCATATAGGAAAATTTATTTAgaacagcaagatgtaaaaattgATGTAAATAGGTTTAGAGGAACACTTTTGAAAGCATTTGAGCTGTTGCAGAGTtga